GGAAATTTTAGCGAACAAGCCGAAACTCTCCGAAAAAATTGATGTAGCCGCACGTATGAAGGCTATCACTCAAGGGACGGTCCGAGTTAAGGCAGCCATTGCGCTTGGTGAAATAAAAGATATAGGTTCTGTTCCTTTATTAACTAAAACTCTTGATGATGACGACGGCAGAGTAGTAGATGCCTGCCTCCTATCCCTGGCGAAACTTGGTGACCGTAAAGCAAAAGATGATTTTGCTTCAGCGTTAAAAAGCACAAAACCGCAAGTAAGAGAAGTGGCTGCGCAGGCTTTGGGTAATATAGGAGACCCGAGTTATATACCTAAAATACGCGAAAGATTAAAAGACTGGAGCAGGGATGTAAAGGCGGCATCTATAACCGCTCTTGCAAAGTTGAACGATAAAGAGAGCTTTTATGCCATAAAGGGGCTTTTAAAAGACGAGGATATTATCGTAAGGCAAAAAGCCGTGGCTGCTCTTGGAATGCTTGGCAACAAGGGAGCTGTAGATTCCTTAGAAAACATGCTTGAAGACCCGAACGGCCTGGTAAGGATATCGGCTGCTGAAGCTTTGTGTTTACTCGGTGACGGTAACGGAAAAAGTTATTTATTAAAAATCCTAAAAAGTGATAGCAAAGACGGTAAATCAGAGGTACTTGATTCCCTTGAAAAAATAATCACTATAAAAGATGTAAAAATATTGGACACCTTTCTTGATGACAGCGATAGATCTATCGCTGTCAAAGCCGCAAATTTGATAATAATAGCAGAAGAAAAAGAAAAAATAGACCGCTGATAAAATCATCAACAGTTTTGATTACGACAATTGATAACTGTTATTATGGTGATGTGGCGGCCCCGCCTTGGCGGGACAAAACATACGGGAGGAATTAATGAAAACCAGGTTTTTTTTATTGATTAGCACGATATTGAGTTTCAAGGCCAGTCTTTTTGCGCAGGCGGCTCAATCGCCCCAGAGCGCATTGGGAAGTTTCTTCCCTTTGATAGTAATTTTTATAATTTTTTATTTTTTGCTGATAAGGCCGCAGCAGAAAAAAGCTAAAGAACACCAGGCAATGTTAAATGCATTGAAAAAAGACGATAAAGTAATAACGAGCGGCGGGATGTACGGCGTAGTATCAAGCGTTAAAGGAGAGATAGTAGAATTAAAGATAGCAGAAGGCGTAAAAGTCAATATGACAAAATCGTCAATAACCACCATAATCACTCATGACCAGGAAATTGTAACCCCGGAAATAGTAAAATAGATTTATAAAAGGTAGAGGGTAGAAGGTAGACGGTAAATGGTTTTTTGTAAAAATCTTGAGGTGTTTATCAATCCGTTTACCATCTACCGTTTCCCGTCTCCCATTAAGTTGAATATTATGAATATTAATTGGGAAAATGTTGCTGGAAATAAACGGGTATTGTTTGTATTTCTTACGATAGTTTCTTTTTTTGTGATATTTCACAGGTTAAATGAAGCATATTTAGGCGGGGACGATTGCTACTATTCTGAAGTTTCAAAAGAGATGGCAAGAACCGGCGACTATCTTACGCCAAAATATAACTATGTAAAAGATTTTCATACCTCCAAGCCTCCGATGCTGTTTTGGATGAACGCCCTTTCCGGAAAGGTTTTCTCATTTAATAATTTTGCTATGCGGCTCCCGTCTGCGATACTTGGTTTTATCGGCGTAATTTCTTTGATGTTTTTTGTAAGCAAATACCTGAATTTCTATACAGCCTTTGTTTCCGGGTTGATACTTACATTTACACAGCAATATTTATACCATTCAAGGAGTGCGGTAACTGACGGGCCATTCAGCGTATTTTTTGCTCTTTCGCTGATGTCGTTCTGGGTTGCAAAATCCCGGGACAAATGGCAGTCCTATTATCTGATGGGTTTCTTTGCGGGCCTTGCCGTAATGACAAGGCAGATTCCAGGGCTATTTATATTGGCTGTTATCTTTGCATATATCTTTTTATTGAAAGAATTTAGTATTTTAAAGAATATACATTTTTACGGCGGTATAATACTTTCTTTTATAGTTTTTATGCCCTGGCATATAGCCGTGTATTTAAAGTACGGCAATGAGTTTATAAGCCAGTATTTCAATGTCGCTCTCATGACTGCT
Above is a window of Candidatus Liberimonas magnetica DNA encoding:
- a CDS encoding glycosyltransferase family 39 protein, with protein sequence MVFCKNLEVFINPFTIYRFPSPIKLNIMNINWENVAGNKRVLFVFLTIVSFFVIFHRLNEAYLGGDDCYYSEVSKEMARTGDYLTPKYNYVKDFHTSKPPMLFWMNALSGKVFSFNNFAMRLPSAILGFIGVISLMFFVSKYLNFYTAFVSGLILTFTQQYLYHSRSAVTDGPFSVFFALSLMSFWVAKSRDKWQSYYLMGFFAGLAVMTRQIPGLFILAVIFAYIFLLKEFSILKNIHFYGGIILSFIVFMPWHIAVYLKYGNEFISQYFNVALMTAFKGYPVEYSGNPSLNPWYAYFQILINNYWPWLPFLVIGLYQFVKRFKENKSENNNFIFFVVLWAPSSSC
- the yajC gene encoding preprotein translocase subunit YajC is translated as MKTRFFLLISTILSFKASLFAQAAQSPQSALGSFFPLIVIFIIFYFLLIRPQQKKAKEHQAMLNALKKDDKVITSGGMYGVVSSVKGEIVELKIAEGVKVNMTKSSITTIITHDQEIVTPEIVK
- a CDS encoding HEAT repeat domain-containing protein, with translation MLNKSSKIIVFSVLNILLVSNVMAKKNIYNDAAIILQSGLTDQNREVRLLSIGMLPNIGKECIPTLIKLLDDESDFIKVEAARSLFKLENRSGIPVLREILANKPKLSEKIDVAARMKAITQGTVRVKAAIALGEIKDIGSVPLLTKTLDDDDGRVVDACLLSLAKLGDRKAKDDFASALKSTKPQVREVAAQALGNIGDPSYIPKIRERLKDWSRDVKAASITALAKLNDKESFYAIKGLLKDEDIIVRQKAVAALGMLGNKGAVDSLENMLEDPNGLVRISAAEALCLLGDGNGKSYLLKILKSDSKDGKSEVLDSLEKIITIKDVKILDTFLDDSDRSIAVKAANLIIIAEEKEKIDR